The Coffea arabica cultivar ET-39 chromosome 3c, Coffea Arabica ET-39 HiFi, whole genome shotgun sequence genome contains a region encoding:
- the LOC140037784 gene encoding uncharacterized protein gives MVNTQTLRELAAPELTHQPLCITFPTLAENTTFELKSGLIHLLPSFHGLSGEEPHKHVKEFEIVCSSMKPPGVTEEQIRLRAFPFSLKDAAKDWLYYLPAGLQSTDRIIIDAASGGALANKTPREAWELIEAMAENSQQFGLRESNPPRRVNEVETSSIQQQLSELTSVVRQLAMRDTPRAKVCGICTSMDHCTDTCPILPEDGAEQVNMVGGVPAPRRQYDPYSTTYNPGWRDHPNLSYGNRQQSSFPNRPPGFHQPWQPKSQPSSSNSGSSLEDLVKSLATTTTQLQQEIRSLAANTAQLQQDTKADKKDQDVRISQLATAINRLESHVYGKLPSQPEVPKYAKFLKDLCVNKRKLRGDERVMVGENVSAVLQRKLPPKCGDPGPLKETGIIIQLADCTCAYPDGIVEDVLVQVNGLIFPADFYVLYMDDRSAPNPSPIILGRPFLSTGQTKIDVSKGTLTMKFDGEIVHFNIFDTMKHSVNSHSVFAMYTTNPSVQEFSKFAYRGKSKVAANKSYRMKAIHEVNMERKFRKKVTLNGHVDPGGGPPITRKIQLHLGLSIGPNESGFDEFKLSSFNLKHFRDSGYEFRIRKCEAHT, from the exons ATGGTCAACACCCAAACATTGAGGGAGCTGGCTGCCCCGGAGCTGACTCACCAGCCCTTATGCATCACATTCCCCACTTTGGCTGAGAATACTACTTTCGAACTGAAGTCGGGGTTGATTCACCTCCTACCTTCTTTCCATGGCCTCTCTGGCGAAGAACCCCACAAGCACGTCAAGGAGTTCGAGATAGTTTGCTCTAGCATGAAACCTCCTGGGGTGACTGAGGAGCAGATAAGACTTAGAGCTTTCCCCTTCTCTCTCAAGGATGCAGCAAAAGATTGGCTATACTACCTACCAGCGG GGCTCCAATCAACCGATAGGATTATCATTGATGCTGCGAGTGGGGGAGCACTTGCAAACAAGACACCGAGGGAAGCGTGGGAGCTCATCGAAGCCATGGCAGAGAACTCCCAGCAATTTGGTTTACGTGAGAGCAACCCTCCCCGTAGAGTCAACGAGGTAGAGACTTCATCTATACAGCAGCAACTGTCAGAATTGACGTCTGTTGTTAGACAATTGGCCATGAGAGACACACCGCGAGCGAAAGTGTGTGGAATCTGTACTAGCATGGACCACTGCACGGACACGTGCCCCATTTTGCCAGAGGACGGGGCGGAACAGGTAAACATGGTCGGAGGCGTGCCCGCGCCCCGCAGACAGTACGACCCGTACTCTACTACGTACAATCCGGGCTGGAGGGACCATCCCAATCTCAGTTATGGGAACAGGCAACAAAGTTCATTTCCGAATCGTCCACCAGGATTCCACCAGCCAtggcaaccaaaatctcaaccctCGTCCTCCAATTCAGGAAGCTCCCTGGAGGACCTAGTCAAAAGCCTAGCCACGACTACTACCCAACTTCAACAGGAGATCAGATCCTTGGCCGCGAATACCGCGCAGCTCCAGCAGGACACCAAAGCTGACAAGAAGGACCAAGATGTTCGAATAAGCCAACTGGCAACTGCCATCAACCGCTTGGAGTCCCACGTTTATGGGAAACTACCATCGCAACCTGAG GTACCCAAGTAcgcaaagttcttgaaagacttGTGTGTtaacaaaagaaagctaaggggTGATGAAAGAGTGATGGTGGGAGAGAATGTATCAGCTGTACTTCAAAGGAAACTCCCACCCAAATGcggagatccag GACCTTTAAAAGAAACGgggataataattcaattggctGATTGTACATGTGCTTATCCGGATGGGATAGTTGAGGATGTTTTAGTGCAAGtaaatggattaatttttcctgctgatttttatgtgctttacATGGATGATAGAAGTGCCCCAAATCCATCACCCATTATATTAGGAAGACCATTTTTGAGTACTGGCCAAACTAAAATTGATGTTAGTAAGGGTACTCTCACGatgaaatttgatggagaaatagtccactttaatatttttgatacaatgAAACATTCTGTTAACTCTCATTCTGTGTTTGCTATGTATACCACTAATCCCTCTGTGCAAGAATTTTCTAAGTTTGCTTATAGGGGTAAATCCAAGGTTGCTGCGAACAAGTCCTACAGGATGAAAGCAATTCATGAGGTAAACATGGagagaaaatttaggaaaaaagtTACACTCAATGGCCATGTGGATCCTGGAGGAGGGCCACCAATTACAAGGAAAATTCAATTACATCTAGGCCTGTCAATCGGGCCTAATGAGTCGGGTTTTGATGAGTTCAAGCTCagctcatttaatttgaaacattttcggGATTCGGGCTATGAGTTTCGGATTCGTAAATGTGAAGCTCATACTTAA